In Roseisolibacter agri, one genomic interval encodes:
- a CDS encoding RagB/SusD family nutrient uptake outer membrane protein, which produces MTPHMHRAARRRSGVRGVARAAALAWLCAAAAGCSDTVDRLLTATTPSRLGETAFLVPQNAPLLVASAIADFECAYGAYVVASGLASGELYDASQTASRWSYDRREVLPADAHYSTFGCEAIGVYTPISTARYTTDQALQKLGEWTDAEVPNRARLRATAALYAGYSYLLLAEGFCTAAVNLGPELTTAQLLDSAEARFTTALGLVTAADSTVRYGASVGRARARLGKGNTAGAASDAATVPVSFVLNATADNNSGRRNNRVFAQNNASNTGVTIATPYRTLTVAGAPDPRVRVTNQNRLAGDQINQLWTQNKYASLTASLPIATGVEAQLILAEAQGAAQGVATLNALRARAGVALPALTAAEAASFQATVYEERRRELFLQGTRWFDERRGNLTLDPATGTQYPKGGSYGAQRCWPLPAVERAANPNLGG; this is translated from the coding sequence ATGACGCCTCACATGCATCGCGCCGCGCGGCGGCGCTCCGGTGTGCGCGGCGTCGCGCGGGCGGCGGCGCTGGCGTGGCTCTGCGCCGCCGCCGCGGGCTGCAGCGACACGGTGGATCGCCTGCTGACGGCGACGACGCCCAGCCGCCTGGGCGAGACGGCGTTCCTGGTGCCGCAGAACGCGCCGCTGCTGGTCGCGAGCGCGATCGCCGACTTCGAGTGCGCGTACGGCGCGTACGTCGTCGCGAGCGGCCTCGCGTCGGGCGAGCTGTACGACGCCTCGCAGACCGCCTCGCGCTGGTCGTACGACCGCCGCGAGGTGCTGCCGGCGGACGCGCACTACTCGACCTTCGGGTGCGAGGCGATCGGCGTCTACACGCCCATCAGCACCGCGCGCTACACCACGGACCAGGCGCTCCAGAAGCTGGGGGAGTGGACGGACGCCGAGGTGCCCAACCGGGCGCGCCTGCGCGCGACGGCGGCGCTGTACGCGGGCTACTCGTACCTGCTGCTGGCCGAGGGCTTCTGCACGGCGGCGGTGAACCTGGGACCGGAGCTGACGACGGCGCAGCTGCTCGACTCGGCCGAGGCGCGCTTCACGACGGCGCTGGGGCTCGTGACGGCCGCGGATTCGACGGTGCGCTACGGTGCGTCCGTCGGGCGGGCGCGCGCGCGCCTCGGCAAGGGGAACACCGCGGGCGCGGCGAGCGACGCGGCGACGGTGCCGGTGTCGTTCGTGCTGAACGCGACGGCGGACAACAACAGCGGCCGGCGCAACAACCGCGTCTTCGCGCAGAACAACGCGTCGAACACCGGCGTCACCATCGCGACGCCGTACCGCACGCTCACGGTCGCGGGCGCGCCGGATCCGCGCGTGCGCGTCACGAACCAGAACCGCCTCGCGGGGGACCAGATCAACCAGCTCTGGACGCAGAACAAGTACGCGTCGCTGACGGCGTCGCTGCCGATCGCGACGGGCGTCGAGGCGCAGCTGATCCTGGCCGAAGCGCAGGGCGCGGCACAGGGTGTCGCGACGCTCAACGCGCTGCGGGCGCGCGCGGGCGTGGCGCTGCCCGCGCTCACCGCCGCGGAGGCGGCGAGCTTCCAGGCGACCGTCTACGAGGAGCGACGCCGCGAGCTGTTCCTGCAGGGGACGCGGTGGTTCGACGAGCGGCGCGGCAACCTGACGCTCGATCCCGCGACGGGCACGCAGTACCCGAAGGGCGGGAGCTACGGTGCGCAGCGCTGCTGGCCGCTGCCCGCGGTGGAGCGGGCGGCGAACCCGAACCTCGGCGGGTGA
- a CDS encoding electron transfer flavoprotein subunit beta/FixA family protein, whose amino-acid sequence MKIAVCIKRVPVMEVKFAIGKDGASVDETGLKYDVNDFDLWAVEAALQLNEKNAPGEVTVISLGTDAAQEQIRKALSMGADKGVLLKADRLPGDAFAVAEALAAELKDGGYDVIFFGKKSIDADNSATGAMVGELLGLPVVTGVSKLEIAGGKGTAHRAVEGGIEVLEFPLPAIVTVDEGLNKERLPSLKGIMAAKKKPLESRPAQLGTAGVTVQKMELPPERAAGRIVGEGAAAVPELVRLLQSEAKVL is encoded by the coding sequence GTGAAGATCGCCGTGTGCATCAAGCGGGTGCCGGTCATGGAAGTGAAGTTCGCGATCGGCAAGGACGGCGCGAGCGTCGACGAGACCGGGTTGAAGTACGACGTGAACGATTTCGACCTGTGGGCGGTCGAGGCCGCGCTGCAGCTCAACGAGAAGAACGCGCCCGGCGAGGTCACCGTGATCTCGCTCGGCACCGACGCCGCGCAGGAGCAGATCCGGAAGGCGCTGTCGATGGGGGCCGACAAGGGCGTGCTCCTGAAGGCCGACCGGCTACCCGGCGACGCGTTCGCGGTGGCCGAGGCGCTGGCCGCGGAGCTGAAGGACGGCGGCTACGACGTCATCTTCTTCGGCAAGAAGTCGATCGACGCCGACAACTCCGCGACCGGCGCGATGGTCGGCGAGCTGCTCGGCCTCCCCGTCGTCACCGGCGTCTCGAAGCTCGAGATCGCGGGCGGCAAGGGCACCGCGCACCGCGCGGTCGAGGGCGGCATCGAGGTGCTCGAGTTCCCGCTGCCGGCGATCGTCACAGTGGACGAGGGGCTCAACAAGGAGCGCCTGCCGTCGCTGAAGGGGATCATGGCGGCGAAGAAGAAGCCGCTCGAGTCCAGGCCCGCGCAGCTGGGCACCGCGGGCGTCACGGTGCAGAAGATGGAGCTGCCGCCGGAGCGCGCCGCGGGCCGCATCGTCGGCGAGGGCGCCGCCGCGGTCCCGGAGCTGGTGCGCCTGCTCCAGTCGGAAGCCAAGGTCCTCTGA
- a CDS encoding SusC/RagA family TonB-linked outer membrane protein produces MRSPFASPAGKQSGHISPVAAALLALAAAGPPAALVGLLAVPGEAAAQATQGIITGVVVAEGTQRPLPDAQVSVEGTTNGAATDANGRFRVAGLTGTEVRLTVRRIGYQPATVTARVGATDVRVTLRERALELSQVVVTGTAGVQERRAIGNAVSTVNVAEVTATQPVRNFSDLLTGRASGVSVIGSSGQVGTGSRIRVRGASSLSLANDPLIYVDGIRVDNAQASGPTNQAFGSASVSRWNDFDPDDIESIEVIKGPAAATLYGTEASNGVIQIITKKGAAGRPGWNFTVRQGSSWLPGWKDGYGYVNYGTVPRAGSTTALDTVSITIAQLNDSLNAHFGHDIFRAGRQQDYQANVSGGTAALRYYVGLNREEATGVERANRLQRTNFRANVSASPSRTVDVTASSAFVTGRTYLPYESGGGGATWATYFSSPSFLYSGRNANNAQLGFRSGPPDIYYAAYNIFQDADRFTSSLQVTNRPASWLDHRLILGIDRLVEDNQTQAPRNETLFATYAAFSEVGGTTQGSLAVGTRNVANVTADYAFNAKYTIASGLAGVTSAGGQYYGRRTRGRAMSATGFPASGILALSAAAVQRLDGDSLFDNNTLGGFVQQQLIWNDRLFVTGAVRRDDNSAFGTDYPAVTYPKVSASYVVSEEPALSIPKAFSTLRLRGAYGGSGLQPGAFDAIRTYTASGGFLTPSNVGNTELGPEKSTELELGLDGGLLDDRYGFELTYYAGTTRDAILSRQAPPSIGFPGFQLFNAGRVDRDGFEWVLRAQPIRSRLVTLDLGLNGSANKYEIKSLGPAQTVSLTSNVQHVVGYAPGAWWDRRIVSADYNATTKRATNLRCDDGKGGSTDCATAPRVFLGNTVPTKEGSFTAGLSFLENWRVNAFFDYRGGYKKLDGNLRVRCGAFALCRDLYYPDEVQDKVLLAAEQAGTAYTFHLIRDANFTRFRELSVTYTFPRALAQRFGGTNAGITVAGRNLALWTDYTGLEPEASFNGGSRGGQFGQWEQNVLPQTRSVVATLNFSF; encoded by the coding sequence CGCGTCCCCGGCCGGGAAGCAGTCCGGCCACATCTCCCCGGTCGCCGCAGCGCTCCTCGCGCTCGCCGCCGCCGGCCCACCGGCCGCGCTCGTCGGCCTGCTGGCGGTGCCGGGCGAGGCCGCCGCACAGGCGACACAGGGCATCATCACCGGCGTCGTCGTGGCGGAGGGCACGCAGCGGCCGCTCCCCGACGCGCAGGTGTCGGTCGAGGGCACCACCAACGGCGCCGCGACCGACGCCAACGGACGCTTCCGGGTCGCCGGCCTCACCGGCACCGAGGTGCGCCTGACGGTGCGGCGCATCGGCTACCAGCCGGCCACGGTGACCGCGCGGGTGGGCGCCACCGACGTGCGCGTGACGCTGCGCGAGCGCGCGCTGGAGCTGAGCCAGGTCGTCGTCACCGGCACCGCCGGCGTGCAGGAGCGCCGCGCGATCGGCAACGCGGTCTCGACCGTCAACGTCGCCGAGGTCACCGCGACGCAGCCGGTGCGCAACTTCTCCGACCTGCTGACCGGGCGCGCGTCCGGCGTCAGCGTCATCGGCAGCTCCGGGCAGGTGGGCACCGGCTCGCGCATCCGCGTGCGCGGCGCGTCGTCGCTCTCGCTCGCCAACGACCCGCTGATCTACGTCGACGGCATCCGCGTCGACAACGCGCAGGCGAGCGGCCCCACCAACCAGGCGTTCGGCTCCGCGTCCGTGTCGCGGTGGAACGACTTCGATCCCGACGACATCGAGAGCATCGAGGTCATCAAGGGACCGGCCGCCGCGACGCTCTACGGCACCGAGGCGTCGAACGGCGTCATCCAGATCATCACGAAGAAGGGCGCCGCCGGCCGGCCCGGTTGGAACTTCACCGTGCGGCAGGGCAGCAGCTGGCTGCCCGGCTGGAAGGACGGCTACGGCTACGTGAACTACGGCACCGTGCCGCGCGCGGGCTCGACGACCGCGCTGGACACCGTGTCGATCACGATCGCGCAGCTGAACGACTCGCTCAACGCGCACTTCGGCCACGACATCTTCCGCGCCGGACGGCAGCAGGACTACCAGGCCAACGTCAGCGGCGGCACGGCCGCGCTGCGCTATTACGTGGGCCTGAACCGCGAGGAGGCGACCGGCGTCGAGCGCGCGAACCGTCTCCAGCGGACGAACTTCCGCGCCAACGTCTCGGCGTCGCCGAGCCGCACCGTGGACGTCACGGCGTCGTCGGCGTTCGTGACCGGGCGGACCTACCTGCCGTACGAGTCCGGCGGCGGCGGCGCGACGTGGGCGACCTACTTCTCGTCGCCGTCCTTCCTGTACAGCGGGCGCAACGCGAACAACGCGCAGCTCGGCTTCCGCAGCGGGCCGCCCGACATCTACTACGCCGCGTACAACATCTTCCAGGACGCGGACCGCTTCACGAGCAGCCTGCAGGTGACCAACCGGCCGGCGTCGTGGCTGGACCACCGGCTGATCCTCGGCATCGACCGGCTGGTGGAGGACAACCAGACGCAGGCGCCGCGCAACGAGACGCTGTTCGCCACCTACGCCGCGTTCTCCGAGGTGGGCGGCACGACGCAGGGCTCGCTCGCCGTGGGCACGCGCAACGTCGCCAACGTCACGGCGGACTACGCGTTCAACGCGAAGTACACGATCGCCAGCGGCCTGGCGGGCGTGACGTCGGCGGGCGGCCAGTACTACGGCCGGCGCACGCGCGGACGCGCGATGTCGGCGACGGGCTTCCCCGCGTCGGGCATCCTGGCGCTGTCGGCGGCCGCGGTCCAGCGGCTGGACGGTGACAGCCTGTTCGACAACAACACGCTCGGCGGCTTCGTGCAGCAGCAGCTGATCTGGAACGACCGCCTGTTCGTCACCGGCGCCGTGCGGCGCGACGACAACTCGGCCTTCGGCACGGACTATCCGGCCGTCACGTATCCGAAGGTGAGCGCCTCGTACGTCGTCAGCGAGGAGCCCGCGCTGAGCATCCCGAAGGCGTTCAGCACGCTGCGGCTGCGCGGCGCCTACGGCGGCAGCGGCTTGCAGCCGGGCGCGTTCGACGCCATCCGCACGTACACGGCGAGCGGCGGCTTCCTGACGCCCAGCAACGTCGGCAACACGGAGCTGGGCCCCGAGAAGAGCACGGAGCTGGAGCTGGGCCTCGACGGCGGGCTGCTGGACGACCGCTACGGCTTCGAGCTGACGTACTACGCGGGCACCACGCGCGACGCGATCCTGTCGCGCCAGGCGCCGCCCTCGATCGGCTTCCCGGGCTTCCAGCTGTTCAACGCCGGACGCGTGGACCGCGACGGCTTCGAGTGGGTGCTGCGCGCGCAGCCGATCCGCTCGCGCCTGGTGACGCTCGATCTGGGCCTCAACGGCAGCGCGAACAAGTACGAGATCAAGTCGCTCGGCCCCGCGCAGACGGTTTCGCTGACGAGCAACGTGCAGCACGTGGTGGGCTACGCGCCGGGCGCGTGGTGGGACCGCCGGATCGTGAGCGCGGACTACAATGCGACCACGAAGCGTGCGACCAACCTGCGCTGCGACGACGGGAAGGGCGGCTCGACGGACTGCGCGACGGCGCCGCGCGTCTTCCTCGGCAACACGGTGCCGACGAAGGAGGGATCGTTCACCGCCGGGCTCTCGTTCCTCGAGAACTGGCGCGTGAACGCGTTCTTCGACTATCGCGGCGGCTACAAGAAGCTGGATGGCAACCTGCGCGTGCGCTGCGGCGCGTTCGCGCTGTGCCGCGACCTGTACTACCCCGACGAGGTGCAGGACAAGGTGCTGCTCGCCGCCGAGCAGGCGGGTACCGCGTACACCTTCCACCTCATCCGCGACGCGAACTTCACGCGGTTCCGCGAGCTGTCGGTGACGTACACGTTCCCGCGCGCGCTGGCGCAGCGCTTCGGCGGCACGAACGCGGGCATCACGGTCGCCGGCCGCAACCTCGCGCTGTGGACCGACTACACGGGGCTGGAGCCCGAGGCGTCGTTCAACGGCGGCTCGCGCGGCGGCCAGTTCGGGCAGTGGGAGCAGAACGTGCTCCCGCAGACGCGCTCGGTGGTCGCGACCCTCAACTTCTCCTTCTGA
- a CDS encoding (Fe-S)-binding protein: MTTGNVVFLVILLLAAAFLAYNAQRLYRYMTMVGKPEHRLDDPARRLWNLLTIGFAQTKILRDPTAGTSHAAVFWGFLVVTIGTVEVFVQGVWDGFSYASFLPAPLYALYALSQELFALLILAAVSFLIYRRLVLKPKRLQGDVVHGTEAVMILATIALLMVTLVITGTMEAIYEPDAPSGYGRLVGHGLALGLSGVISPESAHTVRDVSWWTHAIAVLGFINFLPYSKHLHVLVSLPNVFLSNTSGPGTIGAMRPMNLEDETAEQFGASDVEHLSWKNLLDGYACTECGRCTAACPANITGKVLSPRKIVVNTRQRLMEKAPLVVGDVGEFRRPTLVEQEGADAGTQTATAVLENRLLDNYITEEELWACTSCRACVQECPVSIDQLDIINELRRNLVLMESRFPEELQPAFQSMERNGSPWAFSPAAREEWAQGLDIPTMAEAFERGARPDLLFWVGCMGSFDDRAKKITVAFARVLKAAGVDFAILGQEETCNGDPARRMGNEYLYQTLAKGAIETLDRYEVKTVVTFCPHCFHQIGNEFPQLGGNYEVIHHTTYIERLLQEGRVPLDTDEGKQLTMVYHDSCYLGRYNDVYDAPRATLKRALPVVNLVEPKRTKSRGLCCGAGGGRMWMEETEGKRINVERTEELLATGADAIAVACPFCMTMMTDGVTAKGSEVPVLDISEVVASRLATGAPAALAGD; the protein is encoded by the coding sequence GTGACGACCGGGAACGTCGTGTTTCTCGTCATCCTGCTGCTGGCCGCGGCCTTCCTCGCGTACAACGCGCAGCGGCTGTATCGCTACATGACGATGGTCGGGAAGCCGGAGCACCGCCTCGACGATCCGGCGCGGCGCCTCTGGAACCTGCTGACGATCGGCTTCGCGCAGACGAAGATCCTGCGCGACCCGACGGCCGGCACGTCGCACGCGGCCGTGTTCTGGGGCTTCCTCGTCGTCACCATCGGCACCGTCGAGGTGTTCGTGCAGGGCGTGTGGGACGGCTTTAGCTACGCCAGCTTCCTCCCCGCGCCGCTGTACGCGCTCTACGCGCTGTCGCAGGAGCTGTTCGCGCTGCTGATCCTCGCCGCGGTGAGCTTCCTGATCTACCGCCGGCTGGTGCTCAAGCCGAAGCGGCTGCAGGGCGACGTCGTGCACGGCACCGAGGCCGTGATGATCCTGGCGACCATCGCGCTGCTGATGGTGACGCTCGTCATCACCGGCACGATGGAGGCGATCTACGAGCCGGACGCGCCGTCGGGCTACGGCCGCCTCGTGGGCCACGGGCTGGCGCTCGGGCTCTCCGGCGTGATCTCGCCCGAGAGCGCGCACACCGTCCGCGACGTCTCCTGGTGGACGCACGCGATCGCGGTGCTCGGCTTCATCAACTTCCTACCGTACTCCAAGCACCTGCACGTGCTCGTGTCGCTGCCGAACGTGTTCCTCTCGAACACGAGCGGGCCGGGCACGATCGGCGCGATGCGGCCGATGAACCTGGAGGACGAGACGGCGGAGCAGTTCGGCGCCAGCGACGTCGAGCACCTGAGCTGGAAGAACCTGCTGGACGGCTACGCCTGCACGGAGTGCGGCCGCTGCACCGCGGCGTGCCCCGCGAACATCACCGGCAAGGTGCTCTCGCCGCGCAAGATCGTCGTCAACACGCGCCAGCGCCTGATGGAGAAGGCGCCGCTGGTGGTGGGCGACGTCGGTGAGTTCCGCCGCCCGACGCTCGTCGAGCAGGAGGGCGCCGACGCCGGCACGCAGACCGCGACCGCGGTGCTCGAGAACCGCCTGCTCGACAACTACATCACCGAGGAGGAGCTCTGGGCCTGCACGAGCTGCCGCGCGTGCGTGCAGGAGTGCCCGGTCTCGATCGACCAGCTCGACATCATCAACGAGCTGCGGCGCAACCTCGTGCTGATGGAGTCGCGCTTCCCCGAGGAGCTGCAGCCGGCGTTCCAGTCGATGGAGCGCAACGGCAGCCCCTGGGCGTTCAGCCCCGCCGCGCGCGAGGAGTGGGCCCAGGGGCTGGACATCCCGACGATGGCGGAGGCGTTCGAGCGCGGCGCCCGTCCCGACCTGCTGTTCTGGGTCGGCTGCATGGGCTCCTTCGACGATCGCGCGAAGAAGATCACGGTGGCGTTCGCGCGCGTGCTGAAGGCGGCCGGCGTCGACTTCGCGATCCTCGGGCAGGAGGAGACCTGCAACGGCGACCCCGCGCGCCGCATGGGCAACGAGTACCTCTACCAGACGCTCGCGAAGGGCGCGATCGAGACGCTCGACCGCTACGAGGTGAAGACGGTCGTCACCTTCTGCCCGCACTGCTTCCACCAGATCGGCAACGAGTTCCCGCAGCTCGGCGGCAACTACGAGGTCATCCACCACACGACGTACATCGAGCGCCTGCTGCAGGAGGGCCGCGTCCCCCTCGACACCGACGAGGGGAAGCAGCTGACGATGGTCTACCACGACTCCTGCTACCTGGGGCGCTACAACGACGTCTACGACGCGCCGCGCGCGACGCTCAAGCGCGCGCTGCCGGTGGTGAACCTCGTGGAGCCGAAGCGCACGAAGAGCCGCGGCCTGTGCTGCGGCGCGGGCGGCGGCCGCATGTGGATGGAGGAGACGGAGGGGAAGCGCATCAACGTCGAGCGCACCGAGGAGCTGCTCGCGACGGGCGCCGACGCGATCGCGGTGGCGTGCCCGTTCTGCATGACGATGATGACCGACGGCGTCACCGCGAAGGGGAGCGAGGTGCCGGTGCTCGACATCTCCGAGGTCGTCGCGTCGCGGCTCGCCACCGGCGCCCCGGCGGCGCTCGCCGGCGACTGA
- a CDS encoding electron transfer flavoprotein subunit alpha/FixB family protein yields the protein MANVFAFVESRGGDVRKAGLEAVSAARQIADQTGGGEVHALLAGAPGIAAQASRLAEVGADVVYVVEHAGLAQYDAESLAATAAERIRAGGYRAAVFSATAQGKDLSPRVAAKLRAPLAPDATAIAVEGDAIVVRHPMYTGKVIGALAITASPALLSVRLGAVPAQPNAKAGRVETIQPAADPGASKVRVVELREGNKGKIDLGEAAVIVAGGRGLKAPENFKLVEELADSFGNAAVGATRAVTDEGWRPHSDQIGQTGRVVSPELYVAVGISGAIQHLAGMRTSKTIVAINKDKEAPIFKVADYGIVGDVFEIVPALTQAVRAAKAAH from the coding sequence ATGGCGAACGTGTTCGCATTCGTGGAGTCGCGCGGTGGCGACGTCCGCAAGGCGGGGCTGGAAGCAGTGTCGGCCGCGCGGCAGATCGCCGACCAGACGGGCGGCGGTGAGGTGCACGCGCTGCTCGCCGGCGCGCCCGGCATCGCGGCGCAGGCGTCGCGGCTGGCCGAGGTGGGCGCCGACGTCGTGTACGTCGTCGAGCACGCGGGGCTCGCGCAGTACGACGCCGAGTCGCTCGCGGCGACGGCGGCGGAGCGCATCCGGGCCGGCGGCTACCGGGCGGCCGTGTTCAGCGCGACCGCGCAGGGCAAGGACCTGAGCCCGCGCGTCGCGGCCAAGCTGCGCGCGCCGCTGGCACCCGACGCGACGGCCATCGCGGTGGAGGGCGACGCGATCGTCGTCCGGCACCCGATGTACACCGGCAAGGTGATCGGCGCGCTCGCGATCACGGCGTCGCCCGCGCTGCTGTCGGTGCGCCTGGGCGCGGTGCCCGCGCAGCCGAACGCGAAGGCCGGCCGCGTGGAGACGATCCAGCCCGCCGCCGACCCGGGCGCCTCGAAGGTGCGCGTGGTCGAGCTGCGCGAGGGGAACAAGGGGAAGATCGACCTCGGCGAGGCGGCGGTGATCGTCGCCGGCGGGCGTGGGCTGAAGGCGCCCGAGAACTTCAAGCTCGTCGAGGAGCTGGCGGACTCGTTCGGCAACGCCGCGGTCGGCGCGACGCGCGCGGTGACCGACGAGGGGTGGCGCCCGCACTCCGACCAGATCGGGCAGACGGGGCGCGTCGTCAGCCCCGAGCTGTACGTGGCGGTCGGCATCTCCGGCGCCATCCAGCACCTGGCCGGCATGCGCACGTCCAAGACGATCGTCGCGATCAACAAGGACAAGGAGGCGCCGATCTTCAAGGTGGCCGACTACGGCATCGTCGGCGACGTCTTCGAGATCGTGCCGGCGCTGACACAGGCCGTGCGCGCCGCGAAGGCCGCGCACTAA